Part of the Haliotis asinina isolate JCU_RB_2024 chromosome 8, JCU_Hal_asi_v2, whole genome shotgun sequence genome is shown below.
CCTCcaaattattttaattacatctgtgattaatgTAAATCATATGGGGCAATGTGAACAtcgcatttctactaccaacgtaAGTTTAAATCTGCACATAGAGATGAAGCAGACTAGTCAAGTAACATTCCACAATTtacattgtgggaatgtaaagcGTTTGATTATGAGGGGGCAGACTAGAATGGCACAGTGACTCTGAGGCATTGTGACGCAATGCAAAATGAGCATATTATCTTCTGATGAAGTACTGCTGgcacctttgatctttcactgaagcatcttagaatgcAGAATAAGTTCACAGTTTGTCATGCTGATTTGAATGAAGATTGTTACAGTACCAGTGGAGATTCAACAGCCTTAATTGCTGTAAAAGTCTCATTTTAAGTCATAGCTAACCCTTGTGGTATGCAGAGatatggagttatctcccttagctgTGAGGTTCCAGCATAATTTTGAGAACCTCTCTTGAAATTTCTGTATGAAcaacacagaaaatgtgtttacacagTGCAGGTGTTTTAAATTTGTCTTCAAATTTTCAAGGACGACAAGACTCCTGGTCAATAGTGTTGTAATGGTTGATGTTTCTGGCTATCACACTCCATTGCAGCCGTGATCACTAGAAGTGTCTCATTCTAATCCCCCAAATTGCATGTCAGTCTGTATTTTGGTGTGTATTTGAGATCTGTTCCAAAAATCGAGATGTGCAGAAGGAGCTATGATTGAAACAGTACTTTTGCTTCTTTGAAGTCTGCTTCTACAACCCAACCTCGGACAACTAAACTAACTTTTTTCCTTATGTTGTTAACTCTTTACCACCTTTGTCAATTTTCTAATTTCCTGGACCATGTATTTCACAGTCACATTTTTGTGTATTGTTTCATGTGAAACAGTAACCATAGCAACTGACTTCTATATCACCTGTTCTTGAGCCCATTGTGATCCTACCAATGTTGTGCCCCAGGTCAGAAGTTCCCCAGCAAGACCCTAGAGGTGACAATGTCTGCCAACCTTCAGTTCTCTGGACCCATCATCTCTCCATCTGCACCAGAGGACAAGTTCTGTTCCGGACAAACCTCTTATGCACAGGTGGGTTCTTTCTATAGATCTTATTCAACCTTCTTTCCACAACGTCAGATGAAACCGAGTCTCTTTTGGACAGATTAGACACATTAATGGAATGCATCTAATTTTCTCTGCATAATGTTATTCTCGTAAAACAGAGAGAGAATGTTATCAAAGATTTGCATTTCTATTTTCCAGGACGCAAATGTGGACTATCAGAAACATATATAAAGATTACTGGCTGATTAGTGTAGATATTGGTCTAGGAACAAAGAACTTAACATTGCCACAAGAAATCTAGAAAATCACTGCCGGTCCTCAACACAGTAACAaacgtcatatttgggattatactttcttAGTAACATACGAATTCTAGTCCAAATTCTAGTCTAGtttgggatttgaacctgcaccttcagtcaggcacctaattgccagcacacaatgtCAACCACTCGGCCAATGCGActtccactttctaaatgatatTGTGTAATCAGTGTCTTACATTACTGTTACCAAGGCAAATCCTGTCAGGAATATTATGAGCAGTGTATTGTTTTTTGACAGCTGTACTTCAAGGTCCCTGACTTCACTCAGTCTGGGTGCTGTATTGACCCCCGATCCATACAGGTGTCTCCAAGTGCAAAGTTCAAACTCACCACAGGTAGATAGAACTTATGTCTTGTCTCATACATACCTAGCAACCCATCTATTCATGTTTTATACCTAGGCGTGCAGAATAAAAAACTGGATACTGTGTGTCACAATTCTGTAACAGGGTACTGTGTATCACAATTCTGTAACAGGGTACTGTGTATCACAATTCTATAACTGGGTATTCCACAACTGGGTAGTATGTATCATGATTCTGTAACAAGGCACTGTGTATCACAATAGTCACTGAGtactgaaataccattttcagcACAAAAACTAAtaccatattttcatttttttgtttctAGTGAGAGAATATTTTTCTACGGACTACAAGATTTGGAACTCTTATGGTGATGTCCTCTCCACATCCGAGTAAGGAGATGGGCCAGGAAAACCTAGACTGTGATATCCATGTTTGGGGCCATGTAAATGAGGACATGTGGACACTGCAGCTGTATTGTTAAATCATTTGTCAGTCATTCATTTAAGTACGTTGAATCTAACAAACACATTGCTGTAATCTCCATGAAACTCAACAATCAAATATGGACGAAGTATGAATTTTCCCTAATGTCTTGTTTATTCAGCACTGTTTCAAGGAAATGTCAAAGTTTGTTTCTTCTTTACATAATTTACTTTACATTTTGATATAGCTTGTTTATCCTCCTGTATATGTGTTTCAAACAACATTGCAAGGTATTTTCATGATTGGTgtacaaaacatgaaatgatcaGAATTAATTATTGAAGAACTATGtgtatttctgacattttgtttgaaaactacttcagtgttggaaatatcttttttaaattataacagaAACCATGTTCATATGAACCATTGGTAACTATATTTGTTAAGTACTTTTTGTTCTACTGGCATTGATATACTTCATTTCTAAAGGAGAATGTGCAATATTGTATTCAGTTGATTAAATGTGTGaagtttgaatattttgtttgtgatcAACACCACCAGAATTGAAGACAAGACATAGCCACTAGTTATCTATGGCCTGCGACACATGCAGTGTGGGAAGaactgtttgttttcttgtcaaATCCAGTTACGTTACATTCTATCATAGCTTTGAAAATATAGTACACATCTCACTAGtgaaaatgtagccacttaATTCAAGCAGCTGTTCTCAAatagattttgcaaaaatattcaatagtgttttaaggtactgtttacacatgagctgatgtatcataaaataaatttataacATTTAAACTATTATTGTCATGTTCAATACATGATAAAACTCGGTGAAAATTGtagaattcttaacaaaactttacccCAAAATgcagcagttcacatgcacaaCATCGACACATGCTTTTCAATAAGTTGATGCATGATCTTCGTGCAGTTCATCTGCttaaggtttgcagttgattTCCCAAAGTTAgaggagaaattcatctttgatgtaacacataacatatagtgagtgcttcAAGTGAATTTAAACTTTAGATGGGTACTATACCTGACTATGATTCATCAGCCAGGGTTTTAAATAATGATACCAGCACAAGGAGAGTGCTGTGATGTTATACTTTCTGAATTTTGAAAGTGTGTAGCAAAGACTTACCATGCTTATGGACAACAAATACTATAAAATTGACTTGGAAATTACATTACcagttatatataaatatacccCGAAACATGATCTTCTGTGCATTATGAATATGTTGTCATGTTACAATGATGATAAACGTACAGTGTTTTAAATATATTGATGGGGCATTGCATTGTAATATAATTAAGGAAAAAAAAGGTTAAAAACAATGGCTTCAGCATTAATATCACTGCATTGCGACATGCACGTGTACATATCAAACACACCTGacctgaccctaaccctaaggatcgcAAACGGTGCCAAACCCGAAAGTATCGTAAAGGGTGTTGCGGTAAACTGCATTCTAGCCACAACTTCTTATTATTGCGTTGAGCGATTCTTTCGATGTGGATTCTTACCTCTTTTATAGCAAACTAACATTGTGACTACACAACCAAATGGTTTGCCGAGACTTGGGCGAGAGTGAGTAAAAGATGAagcatatacagtgttcccagaaattattgagaacaTCTTTGTTTTTTCTCTAATGATGCTatgattggaaaaagggctttcactatgcactaagcatactaaataagggagacaactcttgaaggcttagacggcagctcattacgtcaagagttatctcccttgtctgagcagacggcttcctgtgttggcatggcagaatttacagcaaaagagaaaagaaagctcattctagatgattttgaaaggggtgaggctgatgctaaagtgttagcttgtagacatggtattcctctgtctacagtatacagaactttgaagaatattcaaacaggaaccgggatagagcacaaagcaggggcaggtcggcctaggaaattcagtgttgtggatcgccgaagacttgggcagattgtgagtaggggcaaattgaaaagtgttgagaacatcagaaatgaaatgattagcagaggaagtcctcaggtatgcaatgaaacagttaggcaggaattacagagacttaattgggtgaaaaaacgtggaattccctcgccgttgatgaaagatgcacaaaaggaaaaacgtttaaactggtgtcaggctcatgaaaatcaagattgggataatgttttcttttcggatgaaagttctgtttgacttttccctaattgtgtgaaaatttggaccaaagatactgtcaaacctatctaccagcgaccaaaacatagcccgaagtttcacatgtggggtggcatatcggctcgcggagtgacgccattgtgtgttttcacgggaaaattgacaaaagaaagatacgttgacattctaaatggtcaccttcttccgacagcacaaacattgtatgaagatgattggattttccagcatgataatgacccaaaacacactgcgcgctacacaaaacagtggttgtcgggcgaaaatgttcaagttttagactggcccagttacagcccagacctaaacccaattgcgaatgtgtggggagtcatgaaggacagaataaaccaaaagggactgagaaatattgaagatatgaaggccgaggtggtccaatatcgGGATATattgtcacacgattacctacaaactttgatgggtagtgtgcctaggcatattcaggcatgcattgctgagcgaggaggtctaacaaagtactaaaacaagactgagactgtaaaaggatgatgttttaacatgtttatgtaagtaaaccgccagaagttaataaacgtaatgagttacatgacgcaacatgattctcaataatttctgggaatactataactTTATGGctgtttcgatgtagattcttatatAGTTATCATGCTACAGCGAAAAGTCTCTCAacgcaataaacaagaagatataatccataaagttgtatgtttcatttttgaattGCCAACTTCTCGAACGCCGATTAACAATTATGTCAGCTGTTCGTTccgagagttacctcccttcggACACCTGTCCAGAAAGACTTGGTTCATTCTCACGCTTATTCTTATTCCGAATACACAAGAACGCAAGCGCGACACAACAAATGAAACTTGTTAGAAACGGCAGCACAAACAAACTCCTTGCAATGTTCTGAACGCTTCCTAAAATGTAAGACCGCCCAGAGCATCGCAGTAGCGTAGTGTCGTGAGCTAAATATTAACACGCGCAAGATGTTTTGATTATATAAGTCAGATTGGAAGAGAGAAGAAACACTTATAGAGTGTTCACCATAGGAGTAACTTATGAATAGAGTTATGGCTTCAGTAACAGGAACCATTATATGCTTATTTAGGAATGACCTGAGACTGCACGACAATGAGGTAAGGGATTCAGATCACCagctatgtacatatatatagctACATATTTGCTTATTCGGATCACTGTTATTACTGTTATTTGCAGCATTTGGGTTCTCCAATATTAACCATGTTGGCACGTGTTTCCATCCCAGATTGGACCAATTTGTATCTTGTTTTGCCATAACCATGGTAACGGCTATGTTACAAAGTATGAATGACAATTAATCAGTTGCGAAAGTTGcacaatatattgatgtaaatGTGATATCAATTGCTGCATTATGACAATGTCGTTATGCGTCATGACAAGCATCCAGGGTTGCTGTGGCTCAGCCAGCTGAAccagggttgctgaagaaacGACTAATTATAACCCGGATCTGCACAAGTTTAGAACTATTTCTGATGTTTCAGTAGGTAATGAAAGCTTCGCAATTTTTTCACATTATGATAGGAGTGAAATTGTTTATGACAGCATGTAGGTTGAACAGAAGAGCCatacatttgtatttatttagttGTCACTAGAAATATTGTCTCCATATTTTGACATCTGGCTCCTTGGTTGTGACTTAAAAAAAGAGTTATACCAGCTAGGTTTTAATTAAGAgacaaacattttctattcctTGATATTATTAAACCATTTTGTATAATAAGGTTCTTCAAGATTTCATACCAAATTTCTGTTTGATTTAAAAAAGACATCCCAGAGATtcctgaaaacagaattaataTATTCCTTTGTACCCAAATGtgaatatttaaaaacattaaTGCTTTTTATTAAGAGATATACCTGTCATCATGATGACCATGTGCGTAACAGTTGCTTGTTCATAGAGAACATGTTCCTGTATACAGATCTTAAATGATTTTCTTAAAATGAGCACTACAACGTCATATCTGTTGCCATGTACATGATATAGGTTCTTGAAATACTCTATGAATCCAGTGAATGATATTTTAAGGATAAAtgtatacttcccatcaaacgtttagacttGCATAAAGCGTTCACTATATGTGGTTACACCAAAAATGAATTTTTCCACAAACATAGGGGGTACCAACTGCAAatcttatgcagatgaattgtaTGACGATCATgtatcaaattgctgaaaagcatgagcatgagcatatgcaaatatcatgcatgtgaacagatGCTTTTTTGGGTAATGTTTTCTTAACAATTGTCAGTTATTCACCGATTTTCACCGAGCTCCATCTTATCACCAGCTCCAAGCTTATTTAACTCATGACAATAgtctattaaatgaatttgctTTACAATGCATTAGTACCTGTAAACAGtaaggaatattttgcaaaaagtaGCTGAGAACAGTTGACTGCAGTGGCTGCATTTACACAGGTGAAAATAAACCTTTGATGTGGAGTATATTTACAAAGTTACAAGTATGATTTATTCATCTGATGTGTTTTGTGACATACATTAAACTATGGTTACAAAACTCAAAACGACCATTAGTGTTGGTCAGATAACTATTTGTTATATGCGTTTAAAATTATATAAACAAGTAGCTTGGACACATGAAACTGTGCACTGTCCTTTAGTTTGTGATGAGAGTGTTTGTTTTAAACTTTGTTTACTGTTTACACCAGGCACTGTATTGGGCTATGAAGAATGGGACACATGTGTTGCCTTTGTACTGCTTTGACCCTCGTCACTACAAAGGAACTTACCACTTCAACTTCCCCAAGACTGGCGCCCACAGACTTAAGTTTCTCCTGGAGAGTGTCACAGATCTCAGACAGTCTCTGCAGAGTAGGGGGAGGTAACCACTTACTGCTTCACATTTCACTGTCAGTGTTTGCAGTCTTTGGGAGCAAGTAAGCATGTTCATGGACCTGTTCAAGACTCCAATTCTTCTACATTTGGCAATGATGTACCTTTTATATCTGAGAAGAAAAAAACTTGTAATTATATCTGGTTTTGTCATGATGATGTCGAAGATTCTGTTATACACTAACAAACATTCCATCAAAATTGATCATGGTGAGTTTCGAGGTGGTTGAGAGATGTTGATATTTTATAATTCCACAAGTTTTGAGCATGCTTCAAAGCGAACACACATGCAaagtacagtggaaactgtctaaactggcacgcattgggactgaataaataatccagttgaGACAaagtgccggattgtagagctgatgataaagagacaagccatggatgggactgagattttattcTGGTGTTGACATCTTGCTGGTtgggacagatgctggttttgacagcttccaccgtATGCTATTATATTGTCAGTGATGGCATTTTCCATCTTGTCAAGAAGTCTCCCTAAGGAGACATATCAAGAATATGATTTATACATGAATTTTGATGTCACcgtccaataccaaaacctccCGCCGATTTCTATTTCAGTAACCTGATAGTTCGAGTTGGCAAACCAGAGGAAGTAGTTCCACAGCTGGTGGAATGCATTGGTAAAAATATGGTGAAAGGACTGGTCTACCAAGCAGAGGTAATTACAGCAAAACACTCAAGAATACAGAGACTCAAAGTTTATGTGTTATGCTATGTTCACAGCTAATAGATTAAATTAGATCAAACTAAGCATGACCCAATGCCATGTGTGAAATGTAGTTGAATtacatttttgtattttgtgtatatttgtcCTAATACATTGGCATTAAGTAAGCAGCCAAGTAGCTTTGTAGGCTTGGTGTTTAAGTTTAAATAtttgttcatgctgttgttttGTAGTGATCATAAATAGTTGAAATGAAATACAAGTCCTTTCCAGATTTATTTCTTTTCCTTTTAGTAAATGAAAGCAAATTGGTTTACATTCTGGCTATTTTCATTGGAGTTCTGTCTTTAATTTATGATCAGGTGACAGACGAAGAGTTAACAGTTGAACAAGGCTTGAATAAAAAATGTGGGGTCAAAGTTCATACTGTTTGGGGTCACACATTACATCATAAAGAAGATTTGCCGTTCAACCCCCAAAAGTAAGAAATTAATTTTgttcatatatatatcatgtgtaTGATGTGTTTATTGGTATGTGGATTTTTAGTACCTTGTTTTCTCAATgcattgaaataatgaaaacataagAACCCATTTGGCAACCATGATAGTCAGCATGTTCGGTTTGCTATTCGCATATACAAAACATTGCACTCTTAAGTTACATGCAAATGTGCTTAAAGGGTGATTCATCTGCCCCTGCTTGAGCATCAGGGTAACTTTATGAAGTTTCAGTTGGCAAAGGAAATGATCTAATCAAAATCCATattctgtgtgtttgttatgTAGCACTGCAcccagcagtattcaagctgtAAGACTGCAGTGTGTAATTTATTAAcaccacccgtgaaggtcccggggtagaataagccttcagcaacccatgcttgccataaaatgtgactgtgcttgttgtaagagggtggtcaggctcacgaACTTggatgatacatgtcatcagttcccagttgtgcagatcgatgctcatgttgttgatcgctggattgtctggtccagactcaattgtctacagactgccgccatatagctggaatagtgcggcgtaaaactaaactaaactctgGAAGCCTACTAGGATTTCCCGTAATAAACCCTGGGCTTAATAACAGAAAAGAACAGcgtgccagattgtagagctgatgatgaatgtacaagccatggactGAACTGAGTTGTCATGCAGGTATTGagaacttgccagattggataGTTGCCTGTTCTGACAACAGTTTTCACTGCAGCAGGAAACTATCCTGTTTTTATGCCAATGGGTGTAATTTTGAGTGGGGTTAGGGAGTTAAAGGTTACCTCAGTGCTAAGATGGGGTATGGGACCTGGTTATTTGCCTCTGACAAAAATTATAGATCATTATTAGTGGGGAGCCAATGTTTGCATGTAAACACCTCTGTTACAATAGACATCATCCATCATGTGATTCAGTGTCTGATATAAACACATGGCACAATCCAGTGTTCCAGATGTATACACACAGTTCAGGAAAAGAGTTGAAGAGCAGGCTCCAGTCAGATCTGTCATCCCTACCCCAGACAGGCTGAAACCTCTACCCCCAGGGATTGAGGAAGGTGTGATCCCTACCCCTCATGATCTTGGGGTTGAAGGTCAGTATTTCATATTAGGCCAATGGTGATTAATTGAGGTTAAAATGCACTAAAGTAAATTATGCCTAAAGTTCAGACTGAGTGGAACTGGGCCTAGACTTtccaagctctcttagcactaagatagtcgtaagtgccattcattaacattaacttaccaCTATTCTAAGCGTTGAGAGAGCTCTCAAAATATTGGCCCAGGTTCACCTGGATCACAATATGTACCAGGTTGAATTGTTTGGTGATATATTCTGATAATGTGCAGTTGTTCCCATCATCATTACAATTTCTGGATGTAAGATTTTTTTTTGTGGTGGCTTTCTCTCTTGTCCACATATTTCTCCGCTCCATGTCCTGTAGACACACACACTGCCTCTGTCTCATTTTCCCAACATGATGTGGATGGAACTCCTACATGTGTATGTCCCCGCACGCAACTTGCGCTCAAACACTCAAGATCTACTGGTCATCCCATCCTACAAACTGAAATCCTTCAGCTACTGGTCATTCTCATACTCTGCACCTGTTCTTTGGAACTCTCTCCCTTGTGTCATTTAAAGCTTTAACACAATTGACATTTTTAAGTCCAGACTTAAAACTCACTTTTTCACAGCATACTACTAattatttcagctgtaaatacTCCATTGTAAATATTCTGTAGCACTTTGAGCATGCCTTAGGGTGTGGAACAGGCGCATTATAAGTATgcatttatcattattattataatattgcAGAAAATCAATTTAGTAACTTAATCCATATCAATGTTGACACCATGGGTTGACTTTCTTTTTGTCATGCGAGAATAGTCATTCTGTGTAAAGTTTACACCTGACGTACTGTTAACTTTATCACATGTAGCCTTACGATGCGACCTTCACATTCAGAATCAAACACAGACCCAAGGACAGCATTTCCATTTGCTGGAGGGGAGACAACTGGTGTTGCAAGGGTGCAGAACTACCTGTGGGAGACGGACCATGTCGCTCAGTACAAGGAGACAAGGAATGGCATGATTGGTGCTGACTTCTCCACAAAATTCTCACCATGGTAGGTATCCATTATTCAACAATCCACAACATCAGATTTCGCTTGCATGGTTACATCCCTTGGAACTGCCAGGAACCTCTCCCTATTATCATATATTTGAAATCCCGACTTGCCCATCAGTGGATTATAAGATTATAAAGGTCAATTTCTGTTAGAATATTTTCCCAAAATAAACTGACATACTGTAATTAGTGTTTACCAAGACCCTTGAAGATACCAGTGATTGTGctcttatttacagatagcagccatgtagctgaaatatttctgaaagaactgcagtattattttttttactcCTTACTCAATCATTTAGCTGATATGCTTCTCTCTTCTTCATCAAGTGTTTATAACAGATTATTCCACCACACTGATAGATCTGTCACAGATAGAACATGAGCTGTCCCAATCCATGTATCATAGTATATATTTATTGCACATTTAACtatgttttcaaacataatcaaaGAATTATTATGTTGAATTCATTAAGAGGACTGCACTActtgtgtttatatatttaatCCTGTTAAAAGAGGTGTAAAGCGGCATTTTACCTTTGTATACGAGTACATGTTACTAGTGTGTGTTAGTTGGAGAGATGCTATGACTATTGATCATTTGGGATTGGCTTCATGCAACAgtaagaatttttttatgaatgatGCAGGCTGGCCCATGGATGTGTCTCCCCACGCTTCATATACTCCGAGATCAAGAAGTACGAAGCAAAGCGGACGGCCAACCAGTCAACATATTGGGTCATATTTGAGCTCCTCTGGAGGGACTACTTTCGGTTTGTGGCTCTCAAATATGGAAACAAGATCTTTTTCAGTGGAGGTGAGTTGCCAGTACTTTATAAGGGAACTGTCAAATAATGATGTTACCAGGCTTTAGGGGAAATGCTGATATATTTCTTAGTTCAATTAGTTTTAGTTGTGGTTACGGTGACAGCATTGTTAGGgtaattttttttgtttcactgaCAACCATTCAGTGAAAGAGGTTTTATGATGTAGCTTTATAATACTGCAATTGATTGTCTGATAAGTGTTACGAGAACTGTAAGAAGAATTTTTCCCCCAGAGCAGTTAGTTTGCTCCAAGTCCATATGCCTGAGACATTTAGTTAATAACCTAGCTAAATGTCTATTGCTTTAAGTGTCTACTGCAGAAGGCTTTGTTTCAAATGGTTGTTAAGTGTTAACTTTCAGCTGTTAAGAGCTGTTTGTATCTTTGTTTAGTTGTAGAGATGTATATTTTAACATTAGCCTGGAATAATTTCagatagaaatgcattttccagTATGCCTTGTAATGGTTTTTCACATCCTGTGTACAAACTGATTTCCCTTTAAGAAAAATCTGTTGTGATTAGGAGCCCTCCAACAATCAAACAACTGTGTGGAAATGTTACTCACTTACATCTTGTGTTAATTTCTGATGTTGTAGTGTGACTACTCTCAATATCTGTCTTCCTACAGGCATTTTGGGGAAGGATATACCATGGAAGAGAGACATGAGGCAGTTTGAAGCTTGGAaaagtaagtacatgtattaactgtatatatgtattaaaatgGCTGCAATAGAGGTAGTTATGGAGGTTTGAAGACCTAAGATAAAAAGATATCTCTTTTGAGACATTCTACATGATCACATtgtgttaaacccatttctggtgtcccctgtcgtgatattgctggaatattgctgaaagtggcataaaatcatactcggTCACTCACAGGATCTTGATCATATTGATGAAGCATGTCAAAAAAAAGAACAACTCAGTGAACTGAATATAATTCCCTCTGAAACTGACTTAATTGAGCACTCAGCTGATGATTtttttgtatctatgtatgttgtATGAAATTGTTTATCGCTTCCACAATAAAAATACTGCTACAAAGCTATCCCACATGGCCTTGAAGTTGTTTGATTCCTGCAATACTGTGTGTCCTGTGACAGGTGGCACTACTGGTGTTCCATACATCGATGCCAACCTGAGAGAGCTGCTGGCTACTGGCTTCATGTCCAACAGAGGCAGACAGGTAGGCATTTTCTACAAGAGAGTAATAGCAAACATTCCTGGAATGTTTTTCAAAGTTATCCAATTCGTTATCATATTTACCAACGTTTCCCTTATCTCCAACGTTAAATGACTGTTTATGCGTGAGTAATTTAATGCTGACTCTGAATTAAGTCAGTTTGATTGGCATCATTTTGGAAACATTGAATAAGAATGATCAGGCATCAATTATTGTGATCATTGTAGTTAAACCAAAATGTCCCTGTCTAAAATTATTTTGCATTTTGAATGAGTTTCATCATAATAAGGACAAAGCTACAATGAATGTTATTGATAATTCAATTGCACACAGAGGCTTTTTTCTTATTCCAATTACAAGTAATCACTTTCGTGATTCAGAATGTGGCAAGTTTCTTGACGAAGGATTTGAAACTAGACTGGAGACTTGGTGCTGAGTGGTTTGAATCTATGT
Proteins encoded:
- the LOC137293699 gene encoding cryptochrome DASH-like — its product is MNRVMASVTGTIICLFRNDLRLHDNEALYWAMKNGTHVLPLYCFDPRHYKGTYHFNFPKTGAHRLKFLLESVTDLRQSLQSRGSNLIVRVGKPEEVVPQLVECIGKNMVKGLVYQAEVTDEELTVEQGLNKKCGVKVHTVWGHTLHHKEDLPFNPQNVPDVYTQFRKRVEEQAPVRSVIPTPDRLKPLPPGIEEGVIPTPHDLGVEESNTDPRTAFPFAGGETTGVARVQNYLWETDHVAQYKETRNGMIGADFSTKFSPWLAHGCVSPRFIYSEIKKYEAKRTANQSTYWVIFELLWRDYFRFVALKYGNKIFFSGGILGKDIPWKRDMRQFEAWKSGTTGVPYIDANLRELLATGFMSNRGRQNVASFLTKDLKLDWRLGAEWFESMLIDHDVCSNYGNWLYSAGIGNDPRQDRKFNIVKQGLDYDAQGDYVRLWVPELSKVMGGDVHTVWALSNTVLSHAEVSLGETYPKPLLVAPEWSRHSAKSRGHTQGRGDKPRQNRGIDFYFKKR